The genome window GTTGGGGTGGTGGGGAGCGACTATCCGGTGGAGAAGCTGGCGCCGTTAGGCGCGCGGGGGGTGGACCTGTCGGGGGTGGAGCAGGCGGAGGGTGAGTCGTTTCGCTGGCGGGGGCGCTACCGGCACGACCTCAACTCGGCGGAGACGCTGGAGACACGGCTGGGGGTCTTTTCGCACTTCCGTCCCAAGATTCCCGATCAGTTCCGCCGAGCGCCGTACGTCTTCCTGGCCAACATCGACCCGCGATTGCAGCTGGACGTGCTGCGCCAGGTGGAGAAGCCGGAGCTGGTGGCGTGCGACACGATGAACTTCTGGATCGAGAGCCGGCGCAGCGACCTGATGGAGCTGCTCACGCACGTCGACGTGCTCCTGCTCAACGACAGCGAGGCGCGGCAGCTCACCGAGCACTCGAACCTGGTCAAGGCGTCGCGGTGGATCCTGGGGCGTGGCCCGCGCGTCGTGATCATCAAGAAGGGGGAGCACGGCGCCTTCATGTTCACCGAGCGCTCCGTCTTCTTCGCGCCCGCGTACCCGCTGGAGGATGTCTTCGACCCCACGGGGGCTGGCGACTCGTTCGCCGGCGGTTTCATGGGATACCTCGCGCGGACCGGCAAGCTCGACGAGGAGCACATGCGGCGCGCCGTGGTGTATGGCTCGGCGATGGGATCGTTTGCGGTCGAGAAGTTCTCGATCGAGCGCCTGCTCGAACTGGACCAGGCGGTGATCCACGAGCGGCTCAATGAGTTCCGCCGCCTCGTGGCATTCCAGGAGGAGTTGCCGAGGTGACCAACGGGGGACAGCAGGCGGGGCTGAGCTATCGGGCGGCCGGCGTCGACATCGAGGCGGCCGACGACGCGAAGACGCGGATCGGCAAGCTGGTCGAGTCGACGCGCACGGCCGGGTGCCTGGGGGCGTTTGGCGCCTTTGGCGGGATGTTCCGCGCCCCCACTGGCGGCGCGCCGATCCTGGTGGCCAGCGCCGACGGCGTGGGCACCAAGATCAAGGTCGCGATCGAGGCCGGCCGGCACGACACGGTTGGGCACTGCCTCGTGAACCACTGCGTCAACGACATCCTGGCGCAGGGGGCGACGCCGCTCTTCTTCCTCGACTACGTCGCCTTCGGGGCGTTGCAGCCGTCGGTGGTCGAGGCGGTGGTGGCGGGGGTGGCTGCCGGCTGCCGCGAGAACGCCTGCGCCCTGATCGGTGGCGAGACGGCCGAGATGCCGGGGCTGTACACGCCGCCCGACTACGACCTGGCGGGCTTCATCGTGGGCACGGTGCAGGAAGGGGAGACGTTAGGCGCCGACCGCGTGCGCGCGGGCGACGTCCTCATCGGTTTCGAGAGCTCG of Gemmatimonadaceae bacterium contains these proteins:
- a CDS encoding phosphoribosylformylglycinamidine cyclo-ligase, giving the protein MTNGGQQAGLSYRAAGVDIEAADDAKTRIGKLVESTRTAGCLGAFGAFGGMFRAPTGGAPILVASADGVGTKIKVAIEAGRHDTVGHCLVNHCVNDILAQGATPLFFLDYVAFGALQPSVVEAVVAGVAAGCRENACALIGGETAEMPGLYTPPDYDLAGFIVGTVQEGETLGADRVRAGDVLIGFESSGLHTNGYSLARRIVGERMQLTVNDPFPGEAGATVADVLLRVHRSYLSAVRPVLGRVRALAHITGGGLPGNLNRALPATLDAIVDTRSWEIPNVFRVLEAAGGVARDEMFRAFNMGVGLVVVADPADASSVLQSAADAGVRAWHLGHVAPGSGQVQLAAAP
- a CDS encoding sugar kinase, with protein sequence MSVLVVGSVALDSVETPFGKADEVLGGSGTFFSASASHLTTVKLVGVVGSDYPVEKLAPLGARGVDLSGVEQAEGESFRWRGRYRHDLNSAETLETRLGVFSHFRPKIPDQFRRAPYVFLANIDPRLQLDVLRQVEKPELVACDTMNFWIESRRSDLMELLTHVDVLLLNDSEARQLTEHSNLVKASRWILGRGPRVVIIKKGEHGAFMFTERSVFFAPAYPLEDVFDPTGAGDSFAGGFMGYLARTGKLDEEHMRRAVVYGSAMGSFAVEKFSIERLLELDQAVIHERLNEFRRLVAFQEELPR